From Ramlibacter tataouinensis, the proteins below share one genomic window:
- a CDS encoding CBS domain-containing protein, which yields MKVSDILRVKGNALYTVTPDEPLARAVEVMADKDIGSLVVMDHGDLVGMLTFREVIVCIVKNGGSVGNTLIRSAMDDHPLTCTSETELDEVRRMMLERHARYMPVMDRRMLMGVISFYDVARAVVDSQNFENRMLKAYIRDWPAADDSQPSTTL from the coding sequence ATGAAAGTCAGCGACATCCTGCGTGTGAAGGGCAACGCGCTCTATACGGTGACGCCGGACGAGCCGCTCGCCCGCGCCGTCGAGGTCATGGCTGACAAGGACATCGGTTCGCTGGTCGTCATGGACCACGGTGACCTGGTGGGCATGCTCACCTTCCGCGAGGTGATCGTGTGCATCGTCAAGAACGGCGGAAGCGTCGGCAACACGCTGATCCGCAGCGCGATGGACGACCATCCGCTCACCTGCACCTCCGAAACCGAACTGGACGAAGTGCGCCGCATGATGCTGGAGCGCCATGCGCGCTACATGCCGGTGATGGATCGCCGCATGCTGATGGGCGTGATCAGTTTTTACGACGTGGCCAGGGCGGTGGTCGACAGCCAGAACTTCGAGAACCGGATGCTCAAGGCCTACATCCGCGACTGGCCGGCCGCCGACGATTCGCAGCCCAGCACCACGCTCTAG
- the aroC gene encoding chorismate synthase — protein sequence MSGNTFGTLFAVTNFGESHGPAIGCVIDGCPPGMALSEADIQPDLDRRRPGTSRHVTQRQEEDKVEILSGVFEGQTTGTPICLLIRNTDQRSKDYSEIAQTFRPGHADYTYLQKYGLRDPRGGGRASARLTAPMVAAGAVAKKWLALKYGTQFRGCMTQIGEIAIPFESWDHVARNPFFAPAADVSQLENYMDRLRKAGDSCGARIRVSASGVPAGLGEPLFDKLDADIAYAMMGINAVKGVEIGAGFASVAQRGTVHGDSPTPQGFLSNNAGGVLGGISSGQDLEVSIAIKPTSSILSPRESIDVRGEPVEVVTKGRHDPCVGIRATPIAEAMLALVVMDHALRQRAQNGDVVPPLKPIPASTS from the coding sequence ATGAGCGGCAACACTTTCGGCACTCTCTTTGCCGTCACCAACTTCGGCGAATCCCACGGACCCGCGATCGGCTGCGTGATCGACGGCTGCCCGCCCGGCATGGCGCTGTCGGAAGCCGACATCCAGCCTGATCTGGACCGGCGCCGGCCCGGCACCAGCCGCCATGTCACCCAACGCCAGGAAGAGGACAAGGTCGAGATCCTTTCCGGCGTGTTCGAGGGCCAGACCACCGGTACGCCGATCTGCCTGCTGATCCGCAACACCGACCAGCGCAGCAAGGACTACTCGGAGATCGCCCAGACCTTCCGTCCCGGCCATGCCGACTACACCTACCTGCAGAAATACGGCCTGCGCGACCCGCGCGGCGGCGGGCGGGCCTCGGCGCGGCTGACGGCGCCCATGGTCGCCGCTGGCGCGGTGGCCAAGAAATGGCTGGCGCTGAAGTACGGCACGCAGTTTCGCGGCTGCATGACGCAGATCGGCGAGATCGCCATCCCGTTCGAGAGCTGGGACCACGTCGCTCGCAATCCCTTCTTTGCGCCGGCCGCCGACGTGTCGCAGCTGGAAAACTACATGGACCGCCTGCGCAAGGCGGGCGATTCCTGCGGCGCGCGCATCCGGGTCAGCGCCAGCGGCGTGCCCGCCGGGCTGGGCGAGCCGCTGTTCGACAAGCTCGATGCCGACATCGCCTACGCCATGATGGGGATCAACGCCGTCAAGGGCGTGGAGATCGGCGCCGGTTTCGCCAGCGTCGCCCAGCGCGGCACCGTGCACGGCGATTCGCCGACCCCGCAGGGCTTCCTCAGCAACAACGCGGGCGGCGTGCTGGGCGGCATCAGCAGCGGCCAGGACCTGGAAGTGTCCATCGCGATCAAGCCGACCAGTTCCATCCTGAGCCCGCGCGAATCCATCGACGTGCGAGGCGAACCGGTCGAGGTCGTGACCAAGGGCCGCCATGACCCCTGCGTCGGCATCCGCGCCACGCCCATCGCCGAGGCCATGCTGGCGCTGGTGGTCATGGACCATGCCCTGCGCCAGCGGGCGCAGAACGGCGACGTCGTGCCGCCACTCAAGCCCATCCCTGCCTCGACCTCCTGA
- a CDS encoding ATP-binding protein: MSTDQANTAMREPEGHYRQLVESAVDYGIISCDTQGRVTAWNEGARRLLGWDQEEALGQPIHRIFTPEDAAAGVVEREFEQARRAGRATDERWHVRKGGDRFWASGELMPLEHEGGALRGYVKILRDRTEQRLSAARVHELNEHLEASQARLNAALEDLRYLAQASAELASLTDYQSTMDKIAHLSLPRFGDWCSVEILTPSGELDRVSLAHVDPARERAAKAANLRTGPRSPSVNAGAWTVIRTGRSLRIENVTPEMLEHSLQGRDDAGTVRMLGLRSYLGVPLSTHGKTFGVISFVAAENPRRYTDEDLELAEDLARRAAVAIENAKLLSTLQESDRAKDIFLATLAHELRNPLAPVWNGLAIIKVQPDDPARVRDIAGMIERQVAQLARLVDDLLDVSRITTGKIELKKRRTDLLDAVRGAVETSRPHIDRAQHELVLRLPDEPIELIADPVRLGQVFSNLLNNAAKYTPAGGRIEIDVEREPQRAIVRVRDNGSGIAPEKLDQIFTLFTQVTHPAHRTEGGLGIGLSLVQALVRLHGGNVEARSAGHGQGSEFIVELPRAAAPAPAPQAHPASTPAPGRVPEPVMQQAAQPQRQSRMILVVDDNHDAADTLAELIRMMGSAAEVAHDGLSAVEAVSRLQPDIVLLDIGLPDINGYEAARRIRALPGLAQPRLIALTGWGQEQDKRMAEEAGFDEHWTKPVDPQRLQDLAG, from the coding sequence ATGTCGACGGATCAAGCCAACACAGCCATGCGCGAGCCCGAGGGTCACTACCGGCAGCTGGTGGAAAGCGCGGTCGACTACGGCATCATCAGCTGCGACACCCAAGGTCGCGTGACGGCCTGGAACGAAGGCGCGCGGCGCCTGCTGGGCTGGGACCAGGAGGAAGCCCTTGGGCAACCCATCCACCGGATCTTCACGCCCGAGGACGCGGCGGCCGGCGTGGTCGAGCGCGAGTTCGAGCAGGCGCGCCGGGCGGGCCGCGCCACCGACGAACGCTGGCACGTGCGCAAGGGCGGCGATCGTTTCTGGGCCTCGGGCGAGCTCATGCCGCTGGAGCACGAGGGCGGTGCCCTGCGCGGCTACGTCAAGATCCTGCGCGACCGTACCGAGCAAAGGCTTAGTGCCGCCCGCGTCCATGAGCTGAACGAGCACCTCGAGGCGAGCCAGGCTCGCCTCAACGCCGCGCTCGAGGACCTGCGCTACCTCGCGCAGGCGAGCGCCGAATTGGCCAGCCTCACCGACTATCAGAGCACCATGGACAAGATCGCGCACCTGTCGCTGCCGCGCTTCGGGGATTGGTGTTCGGTGGAAATCCTGACCCCCAGCGGCGAGCTCGACCGCGTGTCGCTCGCGCATGTGGACCCGGCCAGGGAAAGGGCGGCCAAGGCGGCCAACCTGCGCACGGGGCCGCGGTCGCCTTCCGTGAATGCCGGGGCGTGGACCGTGATTCGCACCGGCAGGTCGCTGCGCATCGAGAACGTGACCCCGGAGATGCTGGAGCATTCCCTCCAGGGTCGCGACGACGCAGGCACCGTGCGCATGCTGGGGTTGCGCTCCTACCTCGGCGTGCCGCTGAGCACTCACGGGAAGACCTTCGGCGTAATCTCCTTCGTGGCTGCCGAAAACCCGCGGCGCTATACCGATGAAGACCTCGAGCTGGCCGAGGATCTGGCGCGCCGCGCGGCGGTGGCCATAGAGAATGCCAAGCTGCTGAGTACCTTGCAGGAGTCGGACCGGGCCAAGGACATCTTCCTGGCCACCCTGGCGCATGAACTGCGCAACCCGCTGGCCCCGGTGTGGAACGGGCTGGCCATCATCAAGGTGCAACCCGACGACCCGGCACGCGTGCGCGACATCGCCGGGATGATCGAGCGGCAGGTGGCCCAGCTCGCGCGCCTGGTGGACGACCTGCTGGACGTGTCCCGGATCACGACCGGGAAGATCGAACTCAAGAAGCGCCGCACCGACCTGCTGGATGCGGTGCGCGGCGCGGTCGAGACCAGTCGGCCGCACATCGATCGCGCGCAGCATGAGCTCGTGCTGCGCCTGCCTGACGAGCCGATCGAGCTGATCGCCGACCCGGTGCGGCTGGGACAGGTGTTTTCCAACCTGCTCAACAACGCCGCGAAGTACACGCCGGCCGGCGGGCGCATCGAGATCGACGTCGAGCGCGAGCCGCAGCGGGCGATCGTGCGCGTGCGCGACAACGGCTCGGGCATCGCGCCGGAAAAACTGGACCAGATCTTTACGCTGTTCACGCAGGTCACCCATCCGGCGCACCGCACCGAGGGCGGGCTGGGCATCGGCCTGTCGCTGGTGCAGGCGCTGGTGCGCCTGCATGGCGGCAACGTGGAGGCGCGCAGCGCGGGACATGGCCAGGGCAGCGAGTTCATCGTGGAACTCCCGCGGGCGGCGGCGCCGGCCCCCGCGCCGCAGGCCCATCCGGCCTCCACGCCGGCGCCCGGGCGGGTCCCCGAGCCTGTGATGCAGCAGGCCGCGCAGCCGCAGCGGCAGTCCAGGATGATCCTGGTCGTCGACGACAACCACGACGCCGCCGACACGCTGGCCGAGCTGATCCGCATGATGGGCAGCGCAGCCGAAGTGGCCCATGACGGGCTGTCCGCGGTGGAGGCCGTCTCGCGGCTGCAGCCGGACATCGTCCTGCTCGACATCGGCCTGCCGGACATCAATGGCTACGAGGCCGCGCGCCGCATCCGCGCCTTGCCCGGGCTGGCGCAGCCGCGGCTGATCGCGCTCACCGGCTGGGGCCAGGAGCAGGACAAGCGCATGGCTGAGGAAGCGGGCTTCGACGAACACTGGACCAAGCCGGTCGATCCGCAGCGCTTGCAGGACCTGGCCGGTTGA
- a CDS encoding DUF3606 domain-containing protein: MEQSAQSNREQLIDLTRTMEVAYWCRVFDVSADQLRDAVHHAGHQVAEVRRYLVTKAASAASGA, from the coding sequence ATGGAACAATCCGCGCAAAGCAACCGTGAGCAGCTCATCGACCTGACGCGCACCATGGAAGTGGCGTACTGGTGCCGCGTCTTCGACGTGAGTGCCGACCAGTTGCGCGATGCCGTGCACCATGCGGGTCACCAGGTGGCGGAGGTGCGCAGGTACCTCGTGACCAAGGCGGCCAGCGCGGCATCGGGTGCGTAG
- a CDS encoding alpha/beta fold hydrolase has product MPQLNYIKEGRGPMIVLSHALGCDLSMWDEVAAQLAREFTVLRFDHRGHGRSEAVAGPCSIEDLADDAATLLQREAQDSVHFVGLSLGGMVAQQIAAQEPQLVSSIVVANSSSHYDETFRGMWRSRQETALNLGMSAIAETVMPRWFTRPWRESANGALRMRRMRGVLEAMDPKTYAAGCDAVARIDFSGSNPQVACPALVIAGVHDEATPPAMSEVICNTISGAELATLETAHLSAVERPEEFASLVAEFVKRV; this is encoded by the coding sequence ATGCCACAACTAAATTACATCAAAGAGGGCCGCGGCCCCATGATCGTCCTGAGCCACGCGCTGGGGTGCGACCTGTCGATGTGGGATGAAGTCGCGGCGCAGCTCGCGCGCGAGTTCACCGTGCTGCGCTTCGATCACCGTGGGCACGGCCGATCGGAAGCCGTTGCCGGCCCGTGCTCCATCGAAGATCTTGCCGACGATGCGGCCACGCTGCTGCAGCGCGAAGCGCAGGACAGCGTGCACTTCGTGGGGCTGTCCCTGGGCGGCATGGTCGCGCAACAGATCGCCGCGCAGGAGCCGCAGCTCGTTTCCAGCATCGTGGTGGCCAATTCGTCGAGCCACTACGACGAGACCTTCCGCGGCATGTGGCGCTCGCGCCAGGAAACGGCGCTCAATCTCGGCATGTCGGCGATCGCTGAAACCGTGATGCCGCGTTGGTTCACCCGGCCCTGGCGCGAGAGCGCGAACGGCGCGCTGCGCATGCGGCGCATGCGCGGCGTGCTCGAAGCGATGGACCCGAAGACCTACGCGGCCGGCTGCGACGCCGTGGCGCGCATCGACTTCAGCGGCAGCAACCCGCAGGTGGCCTGCCCGGCGCTGGTGATCGCCGGCGTGCACGACGAAGCCACGCCGCCCGCGATGTCGGAGGTGATCTGCAACACCATCTCCGGTGCTGAGCTGGCGACCCTGGAGACGGCCCACCTCAGCGCCGTCGAGCGTCCCGAAGAGTTCGCCTCGCTCGTTGCGGAGTTCGTCAAGCGCGTCTAG
- a CDS encoding sensor histidine kinase, with translation MSLHLERLSSLPGHPVDHDDLRLALQRATEELAAEREARAKAERAAALKDEFLAVVSHELRNPLGAILGWTDMLRRHGSEEELDKGLEVIEQSAQVQAKLIEDLLDMSRMASNKIRLHLQSVEPRRFIDAAVEAAWPAAAAKDIRIGKVLDLTAGPVLGDVTRLSQVMCNLLTNAVKFTPEGGSIEVTLRSADGYAVILVRDSGIGIAPEFLPQVFERFQQDPATAGGHGGLGLGLAIARQLVALHGGDISASSDGPGRGATFTVRLPLAVTKLSASPAPAGPQPTERRPTL, from the coding sequence ATGAGCCTGCATCTCGAACGCCTCTCATCCCTGCCCGGGCACCCGGTGGACCACGACGACCTGCGCCTGGCGCTGCAGCGTGCGACAGAAGAGCTCGCGGCCGAGCGCGAGGCGCGCGCGAAGGCCGAGCGGGCGGCCGCGCTGAAGGACGAATTCCTCGCGGTGGTGTCGCACGAACTGCGCAATCCGTTGGGCGCGATCCTGGGCTGGACCGACATGCTCCGGCGCCATGGCAGCGAAGAGGAGCTCGACAAGGGACTCGAAGTGATCGAGCAGAGCGCCCAGGTCCAGGCGAAGTTGATCGAGGACCTGCTCGACATGAGCCGGATGGCATCCAACAAGATCCGCCTGCACCTGCAGTCGGTCGAGCCGCGGCGGTTCATCGACGCTGCGGTGGAAGCGGCCTGGCCGGCGGCGGCCGCCAAGGACATTCGGATCGGCAAGGTGCTGGACCTGACGGCCGGCCCGGTACTGGGCGACGTCACCCGCCTGTCGCAGGTGATGTGCAACCTGCTCACCAACGCCGTGAAGTTCACGCCCGAGGGCGGATCGATCGAGGTCACCCTGCGTTCAGCGGATGGCTATGCGGTCATCCTGGTCAGGGATTCGGGGATCGGGATCGCGCCCGAGTTCCTGCCGCAGGTATTCGAGCGTTTCCAGCAGGACCCCGCGACCGCGGGCGGGCACGGCGGGCTGGGACTCGGCCTGGCGATCGCCCGCCAGCTCGTGGCGCTGCATGGCGGCGACATCAGCGCCAGCAGCGATGGCCCGGGACGCGGCGCGACCTTCACGGTGCGCCTGCCCCTGGCCGTGACGAAGCTCAGCGCATCACCAGCGCCGGCAGGCCCGCAGCCAACAGAGCGACGCCCGACGCTGTGA
- a CDS encoding sulfite exporter TauE/SafE family protein yields the protein MDSQILIVILGAALAGFVQGLSGFGFSITAMSLWAWTLDPRLAAALAVVGGFSGQLLAALTVRRGFDPRRLAPFLLGGLAGVPLGVWLLPRLDVAQFKTVLGATLVIVCPLMILVDRLPRVTHGGRIADAVSGGVGGLMGGIGGFSGVVPSLWCTLRGYPKDTQRSVVQNFNLAMLAVTFATYLATGIVRESHASMLALVVPAMVLPSLLGARLYRRLGDKDYRQLVLALLTASGVALLAAGLPALVMR from the coding sequence ATCGACTCGCAGATCCTGATCGTCATCCTCGGAGCCGCGCTGGCCGGCTTCGTCCAGGGCCTCTCCGGCTTCGGTTTCAGCATCACGGCCATGTCCCTCTGGGCCTGGACCCTGGATCCGCGGCTGGCCGCCGCCCTCGCCGTCGTTGGCGGATTCAGCGGACAGCTGCTCGCCGCCCTCACGGTACGCCGCGGCTTCGATCCCCGGCGCCTGGCGCCGTTCCTGCTGGGCGGCCTGGCCGGGGTGCCCCTCGGCGTCTGGCTGTTGCCACGGCTGGACGTGGCGCAGTTCAAGACGGTGCTGGGCGCCACGCTGGTGATCGTCTGCCCGCTGATGATCCTGGTCGATCGACTGCCGAGAGTGACGCATGGCGGACGCATTGCGGATGCGGTCTCAGGCGGCGTCGGCGGACTCATGGGCGGGATCGGCGGTTTCAGCGGCGTGGTGCCCTCGCTCTGGTGCACGCTGCGGGGCTATCCCAAGGACACCCAGCGCTCGGTGGTCCAGAACTTCAACCTGGCCATGCTGGCGGTCACCTTCGCCACCTACCTCGCCACCGGCATCGTGCGCGAGTCGCACGCATCGATGCTGGCCCTCGTGGTGCCTGCGATGGTGCTGCCTTCGCTGCTGGGCGCGCGGCTGTACCGGCGGCTGGGTGACAAGGACTATCGCCAGCTGGTGCTGGCGCTGCTCACAGCGTCGGGCGTCGCTCTGTTGGCTGCGGGCCTGCCGGCGCTGGTGATGCGCTGA
- the gcvP gene encoding aminomethyl-transferring glycine dehydrogenase — MLMQTARPLGELENPAEFIPRHIGVTEADEQHMLSVIGEASRRALIDSIVPRSIARASQMKLPAPLTESQALAELRAIASRNKVFKSFIGQGYYGTLTPAVILRNVLENPAWYTAYTPYQAEISQGRMEALVNFQTMVCDLTAMPIANASMLDEATAAAEAMTLAKRSVKSKSNTFVVAGDCHPQTIEVVRTRAAPLGIQVVLANSAEEWDRALQGDFFAALIQYPASSGWVHDWAPDVQRIHAKQAAAIVAADLLALTLLVPPGEWDADIVVGSTQRFGMPMGAGGPHAAYLACRDEYKRSMPGRLVGVSVDCHGNPAYRLALQTREQHIRREKATSNICTAQVLPAVVASMYAVYHGPQGLRRIAQRVASYTAILARGLERLGYTQTQMHHASAFDTLSYKTGEQTPELAARAISFGANLRQAWGEYTCISLDETTTRAEIELLWKIFAHEGQELPTVAEFEKGIEPLIPQQLRRTSDFLTHPVFNTHHSETGMLRYMRALSDKDLALDRSMIPLGSCTMKLNATSEMIPITWPEFAHVHPFAPRDQLQGYAQLDEQLRTWLCQATGYAGISLQPNAGSQGEYAGLLAIKAFHESKGQGHRNVCLIPSSAHGTNPASAQMVGMQVVVTACDANGNVDLADLQAKCEQHSDRLACVMITYPSTHGVFEMQVKELCEMVHAHGGRVYVDGANMNALVGVAAPGEFGGDVSHLNLHKTFCIPHGGGGPGVGPVCVVEDLVPFLPGHEAGGVKSHGVGAVSAAPLGNAAVLPISWMYCRMMGPEGLRQATEVAILSANYISARLREHYPTLYASANGHVAHECILDLRPLKEASGVTAEDVAKRLIDYGFHAPTLSFPVAGTLMVEPTESETLVEIDRFIEAMIAIRAEIRRIERGEWPQEDNPLRNAPHTAAVLMKGEWTHAYPREAGAAVLDERRHAKYWPPVGRVDNVYGDRNLFCSCVPMSAYEE; from the coding sequence ATGTTGATGCAGACCGCACGCCCGCTGGGCGAGCTCGAGAATCCTGCGGAATTCATTCCGCGCCACATCGGTGTCACCGAGGCCGACGAGCAGCACATGCTCTCGGTCATCGGCGAAGCCTCGCGCCGCGCCTTGATCGACAGCATCGTGCCGCGCTCGATCGCGCGGGCCTCGCAGATGAAGCTGCCGGCGCCGCTGACCGAGTCGCAGGCGCTCGCCGAACTGCGCGCGATCGCCTCGCGCAACAAGGTGTTCAAGAGCTTCATCGGCCAGGGCTACTACGGCACCTTGACCCCCGCGGTGATCCTGCGCAACGTGTTGGAGAACCCCGCCTGGTACACCGCCTACACGCCCTACCAGGCCGAGATCTCGCAGGGCCGCATGGAAGCGCTGGTCAACTTCCAGACCATGGTGTGCGACCTGACGGCCATGCCGATCGCCAATGCCTCCATGCTGGACGAGGCGACCGCCGCGGCCGAGGCCATGACGCTGGCCAAGCGCAGCGTCAAGAGCAAGTCCAACACTTTCGTGGTGGCGGGCGACTGCCATCCGCAGACCATCGAGGTGGTGCGCACGCGCGCCGCGCCGCTGGGCATCCAGGTGGTGCTGGCCAATTCCGCCGAGGAGTGGGATCGCGCCCTCCAAGGCGACTTCTTCGCCGCGCTGATCCAGTACCCCGCCAGCAGCGGTTGGGTGCACGACTGGGCGCCGGACGTGCAGCGCATCCACGCCAAACAGGCCGCCGCCATCGTGGCCGCCGACCTGCTGGCGCTGACCCTGCTGGTGCCGCCGGGCGAATGGGACGCGGACATCGTGGTGGGCAGCACCCAGCGCTTCGGCATGCCCATGGGCGCGGGCGGCCCGCACGCCGCGTACCTCGCCTGCCGCGACGAGTACAAGCGCTCCATGCCGGGCCGGCTGGTGGGCGTGAGCGTGGACTGCCACGGCAACCCGGCCTATCGGCTGGCGCTGCAGACGCGCGAGCAGCATATCCGCCGCGAGAAAGCCACGTCGAACATCTGCACGGCGCAGGTGCTGCCGGCGGTGGTCGCCAGCATGTACGCCGTCTACCACGGGCCGCAGGGCCTGCGCCGGATCGCCCAGCGCGTGGCCAGCTACACCGCCATCCTGGCCCGCGGCCTGGAGCGCCTGGGCTACACGCAAACACAGATGCACCACGCCAGCGCGTTCGACACGCTGAGCTACAAGACCGGCGAGCAGACGCCCGAACTGGCCGCGCGCGCCATCTCCTTCGGCGCCAACCTGCGCCAGGCCTGGGGTGAGTACACCTGCATCTCGCTGGACGAGACCACGACGCGCGCCGAGATCGAGCTGCTGTGGAAGATCTTCGCCCACGAGGGCCAGGAGCTGCCCACGGTGGCCGAGTTCGAGAAGGGCATCGAACCGCTGATCCCGCAGCAGCTGCGCCGCACCAGCGACTTCCTCACGCACCCGGTGTTCAACACGCACCACAGCGAAACCGGGATGCTGCGCTACATGCGCGCGCTGTCGGACAAGGACCTGGCGCTGGACCGCTCCATGATCCCGCTGGGCAGCTGCACCATGAAGCTCAATGCCACCAGCGAGATGATCCCCATCACCTGGCCGGAGTTCGCGCATGTGCACCCCTTCGCGCCGCGCGATCAGCTGCAGGGCTACGCCCAGCTCGACGAGCAGCTGCGCACCTGGCTGTGCCAGGCCACGGGCTACGCCGGCATCAGCCTGCAGCCCAATGCCGGCTCGCAGGGCGAGTACGCAGGCCTGCTGGCGATCAAGGCCTTCCACGAGAGCAAGGGCCAGGGCCACCGCAACGTGTGCCTGATCCCCTCGTCGGCGCACGGCACCAACCCGGCCAGCGCCCAGATGGTGGGCATGCAGGTGGTGGTGACCGCCTGCGATGCGAACGGCAACGTGGACCTGGCGGACCTCCAGGCCAAGTGCGAACAGCACAGCGACCGGCTCGCCTGCGTGATGATCACCTACCCGAGCACGCACGGTGTGTTCGAGATGCAGGTCAAGGAGCTGTGCGAGATGGTCCATGCGCACGGCGGCCGCGTGTACGTGGACGGCGCCAACATGAACGCGTTGGTGGGCGTGGCCGCGCCCGGCGAGTTCGGCGGCGACGTGAGCCACCTGAACCTGCACAAGACCTTCTGCATCCCGCACGGCGGCGGCGGCCCGGGCGTCGGGCCGGTGTGCGTGGTCGAGGACCTGGTGCCCTTCCTGCCCGGCCACGAGGCCGGCGGCGTCAAGAGCCACGGCGTGGGCGCGGTGTCGGCGGCGCCGCTGGGCAACGCGGCCGTGCTGCCCATCAGCTGGATGTACTGCCGGATGATGGGGCCGGAGGGCCTGCGGCAGGCCACCGAGGTGGCCATCCTGTCGGCCAACTACATCAGCGCGCGCCTGCGCGAGCACTACCCCACGCTCTACGCGAGCGCCAACGGGCATGTGGCGCACGAGTGCATCCTGGACCTGCGGCCGCTCAAGGAAGCCAGCGGCGTCACCGCCGAAGACGTGGCCAAGCGCCTGATCGACTACGGCTTCCACGCGCCCACCCTGAGTTTCCCGGTCGCCGGCACCCTGATGGTCGAGCCGACCGAAAGCGAAACGCTCGTCGAGATCGACCGCTTCATCGAGGCCATGATCGCGATCCGCGCGGAGATCCGGCGCATCGAGCGCGGCGAGTGGCCGCAGGAGGACAACCCGCTTCGGAACGCGCCGCACACCGCCGCCGTCCTGATGAAGGGCGAGTGGACGCATGCCTATCCGCGCGAAGCCGGCGCGGCCGTGCTCGACGAACGCCGGCATGCCAAGTACTGGCCGCCGGTCGGGCGCGTGGACAACGTGTACGGCGACCGCAACCTGTTCTGCAGCTGCGTTCCGATGTCAGCCTACGAAGAGTAA
- the gcvH gene encoding glycine cleavage system protein GcvH: protein MTVKYTEEHEWIQLEDHEAAVVGITLHAQDALGDVVFVDLPEVGKSYAKGEVAGVVESVKAAADVFMPIGGEVTEVNEELRNNPALANTDPMGNGWFFKILIKDMAEFDVLMDEPDYIKFSKNSS from the coding sequence ATGACCGTCAAGTACACCGAGGAACACGAGTGGATCCAGCTCGAGGACCACGAAGCCGCCGTCGTGGGCATCACGCTGCATGCCCAGGACGCGCTGGGCGACGTGGTGTTCGTCGACCTGCCGGAGGTCGGCAAGAGCTACGCCAAGGGCGAGGTTGCCGGCGTGGTCGAATCGGTGAAGGCGGCGGCCGACGTGTTCATGCCGATCGGCGGTGAGGTGACGGAAGTCAACGAGGAACTGCGCAACAACCCCGCGCTCGCGAATACCGATCCCATGGGCAACGGCTGGTTCTTCAAGATTCTGATCAAGGACATGGCCGAGTTCGACGTCCTGATGGACGAGCCCGACTACATCAAGTTTTCGAAGAACAGTTCCTGA
- the gcvT gene encoding glycine cleavage system aminomethyltransferase GcvT, producing MSASTEEQLQRTPLHALHLELGARMVPFAGYSMPVQYPAGLMAEHRQTRESAGLFDVSHMGQLRLAGAGAAAAFESLMPVDVAGLPAGKQRYGLLLSDEGTIIDDLMFVNRGDDLFVIVNGACKAGDIAHMQERIGSRCQLVPMPERALLALQGPKAVNALSRLVPGAGKLVFMTGGAFDWEGADLFITRSGYTGEDGFEISVHESRAEALARALLAQPEVKPIGLGARNSLRLEAGLCLYGNDIDLTTTPVEAGLNWAMQKVRRSSGERAGGFPGAARVLGQLDGTVDVPRKRVGLVALERIPVREHTELRDAQGRRVGEVTSGLLGPTIDKPIAMAYLESALATPGTRVDAIVRGKPVPMEVAAMPFVPNRYYRG from the coding sequence TTGTCCGCCAGCACAGAAGAACAGCTCCAGCGCACGCCGCTGCACGCCCTGCACCTCGAACTGGGCGCTCGCATGGTCCCCTTTGCCGGCTATTCGATGCCGGTCCAGTATCCCGCCGGCCTGATGGCTGAGCACCGCCAGACGCGCGAGTCGGCGGGCCTCTTCGACGTTTCGCACATGGGCCAACTGCGCCTGGCCGGTGCCGGCGCGGCCGCCGCGTTCGAATCGCTGATGCCGGTCGACGTGGCCGGCCTGCCTGCGGGCAAGCAGCGCTACGGCCTGCTGCTCAGCGACGAAGGCACCATCATCGACGACCTGATGTTCGTCAACCGCGGCGACGACCTGTTCGTCATCGTCAACGGCGCATGCAAGGCGGGCGACATCGCCCACATGCAGGAACGCATCGGCTCGCGCTGCCAGCTGGTCCCGATGCCCGAGCGCGCCTTGCTCGCGCTGCAGGGCCCGAAGGCCGTGAATGCGCTGTCGCGGCTCGTGCCCGGCGCCGGGAAACTGGTGTTCATGACCGGCGGCGCCTTCGACTGGGAGGGTGCGGACCTCTTCATCACCCGCAGCGGCTACACCGGCGAGGATGGTTTCGAGATCTCGGTCCACGAGTCCCGGGCCGAAGCGCTGGCGCGCGCCCTGCTCGCGCAGCCCGAGGTCAAGCCGATCGGCCTGGGCGCGCGCAACTCGCTGCGCCTGGAAGCGGGCCTGTGCCTGTATGGCAACGACATCGACCTCACGACCACGCCGGTGGAAGCCGGCCTGAATTGGGCGATGCAGAAGGTGCGGCGCAGCAGCGGCGAGCGCGCCGGCGGCTTCCCGGGCGCGGCCCGGGTGCTGGGCCAGCTCGATGGCACGGTCGACGTGCCACGCAAGCGCGTCGGGCTGGTCGCCCTCGAACGGATCCCGGTGCGCGAGCACACCGAGCTGCGCGACGCCCAGGGCCGGCGCGTCGGCGAAGTCACCAGCGGCCTGCTCGGCCCCACCATCGACAAGCCGATCGCGATGGCCTACCTCGAATCGGCCCTGGCCACGCCCGGCACGCGCGTCGATGCCATCGTGCGCGGCAAGCCGGTGCCCATGGAAGTCGCCGCCATGCCTTTTGTGCCCAACCGCTACTACCGCGGCTAG